In the genome of Solirubrobacterales bacterium, the window CGGCGTTGGGGAAGATCAGCTGCACCAGACGCCCGACCGGGTCGAGCGGCAGGGCCGGATCCGAGTCGGCCCAGAGCAGCAGGTGGGGGCGCCGGTCGGCCAGCAGGGCCTCCATCGTCGCCTGGCCGACATCGGCCCCGGGGGCATCCGGGGTGGTCGGAATCAGCGGCGGCAGGGCCCGCACGCCCGCCTTTGAGCCGACGTCCGGGAATGGTGCGGCGTAGGCGGCGAGCACCTCGGGTGACAGTTCGGTCACGGTGCCGCCCTGGATCGGCACGTCCACCATCACGTCCGGGTTGGCCTCGATGAAGGCGAGAAAGTGCTGCCAGTTGTCGCTCATCTGCTGATGGCCGTTGAAGGTTCCGGTATCCATCGCGACCAGCCGGTCGAACGCTTCCGACCGTTCCAGGGTCGCCACCGCCAACCCGATCGGGCCACCCCAGTCGTGGCAGACCAGGGTTGTCCCGGTGAGTTCGAGATCGTCGACCAGGCTGGAGATCGAGCCAACCATCCGATCCATCGTGAACCAGTCGTCCTCGACCGGCTTGTCGGAGCGGCCGAATCCGGGCAGGTCCGGCACCACGCAGCGGTACCCGGCCTCGAGCAGTGGACCC includes:
- a CDS encoding haloalkane dehalogenase codes for the protein MKIQRTPESRFDSIDDFPYEPVWREWEGLNLAHIDEGEGPPVLLIHGEPTWGYLWRKVMGPLLEAGYRCVVPDLPGFGRSDKPVEDDWFTMDRMVGSISSLVDDLELTGTTLVCHDWGGPIGLAVATLERSEAFDRLVAMDTGTFNGHQQMSDNWQHFLAFIEANPDVMVDVPIQGGTVTELSPEVLAAYAAPFPDVGSKAGVRALPPLIPTTPDAPGADVGQATMEALLADRRPHLLLWADSDPALPLDPVGRLVQLIFPNAAPLTVIENAGHFLQEDRGEEIGRIITGWLQADV